From the genome of Pelmatolapia mariae isolate MD_Pm_ZW linkage group LG12, Pm_UMD_F_2, whole genome shotgun sequence, one region includes:
- the LOC134638459 gene encoding ral guanine nucleotide dissociation stimulator-like isoform X2 — protein sequence MVYFPGMQAEARSVKPGQLLEMFDSSWRVRNIWDGVRLEVVEDRSPVVLHSFTHLDPDLPLVESSTQEIGEEAEEDAIFTITLRKVQLHQSASKGQRWLGVDTDSALSLYETCKVRTIKAGTLERLVEYMVSAFKGKDSTYVTIFLCTYRSFATTKQVLDLLLNRYAKLQNVPAATAHRVSQDDCTELRNTVSSILGAWLDQYSEDFWSPPNYECLHQLLAYLHLHFPGSDLERRARNLLAHFHRRQQCEPDPDGEHIGCPFATQEESGFEDELPAFSFLSFDPIMVAEQFTLMDADLFKKVVPYHCLGGIWSQRDKKGKEHLAPTIRATVAQFNSVTNCVITTCLSNPALKPNQRARLLERWIEVARECRILKNFSSLRAILSALQCNAIHRLKRTWEEVSRESFRTFRELSEIFSDDNNYSLSRELLVKEGTSKFATLEINPKRAQRRHQQQRDLGVMQGTIPYLGTFLTDLVMMDTAMKDYTEGGLINFEKRRKEFEVIAQIKLLQLASNNYNFTQDSHFREWFAGVDKYSEAESYNLSCEIEPLSESASNTLRGKKNGGIMKRWSDRQLTEAGCSSAAGSHSKSFDHSHYKPYQGGGGDSGDALSVTSVSSSGSDLEDVNASFLSDSPEGHERKTSTPSVKLTVSALGREAPAADTTSTFWECTSLSSLDTSGMGSSSGSASGSSSASSSSVSSSTPMSASRSHKRSVSAVSNYSTLSLPLYNQQVDDCCIIRVSLDVENGNMYKSILVTSQDKTPAVIRKAMIKHNLEREKTEDYELMQKISEDKELRIPDNANVFYAMNSTANYDFVLKKRGLARPMRPKNVASSTLPRMKQKGLKIAKGIF from the exons AGCTCGACGCAGGAGATCGGCGAGGAGGCCGAGGAGGACGCCATCTTCACCATCACGCTGAGGAAGGTGCAGCTTCACCAGTCGGCCAGCAAGGGGCAGCGATGGCTGGGCGTGGACACGGACTCCGCCCTGAGCCTCTACGAAACCTGCAAGGTGCGGACCATCAAGGCCGGCACTCTGGAGAGGCTGGTGGAGTACATGGTGTCGGCGTTCAAGGGCAAAGACTCCACCTATGTCACCATCTTCCTCTGTACCTACCGATCCTTCGCCACCACCAAGCAGGTGCTCGATCTCCTGCTCAACAG gTATGCCAAGCTCCAAAATGTGCCTGCAGCCACAGCACACAGAGTCTCTCAGGACGACTGCACAGAGCTGAGAAA CACTGTTTCGTCCATCCTGGGCGCGTGGCTGGACCAGTACTCTGAGGACTTCTGGAGCCCTCCAAACTACGAGTGTCTGCATCAGCTTCTCGCTTACCTTCACCTCCACTTCCCCGGCTCGGACCTGGAGCGCCGTGCCCGCAACCTGCTGGCCCACTTCCACCGAAGACAGCAGTGTGAGCCTGATCCTGATG GGGAACACATCGGCTGCCCTTTTGCTACGCAGGAAGAGAGCGGCTTTGAGGATGAGCTTCCTGCTTTCAGTTTCCTGTCGTTTGACCCCATCATGGTGGCAGAGCAGTTCACGCTCATGGACGCG GATCTGTTCAAGAAGGTGGTTCCCTACCACTGCCTGGGGGGGATTTGGTCTCAGCGGGATAAGAAAGGTAAGGAGCACCTGGCTCCCACCATCAGGGCCACCGTGGCCCAATTCAACTCTGTCACCAACTGTGTCATCACCACCTGCCTGAGCAACCCGGCACTGAAGCCCAACCAGAGAGCCCGTCTGCTGGAGAGGTGGATAGAAGTTGCCCGG GAGTGTCGAATACTAAAGAACTTCTCCTCGTTGCGAGCCATCCTCTCCGCCCTGCAGTGCAACGCAATCCACCGCCTAAAGAGGACCTGGGAGGAAGTGTCACG GGAAAGTTTCCGAACCTTCCGCGAGCTGTCCGAGATCTTCTCTGACGACAACAATTACTCCCTGAGCCGAGAGCTGCTGGTGAAG GAGGGCACCTCCAAGTTTGCAACTTTAGAAATCAACCCTAAACGCGCTCAGAGGAGACACCAGCAGCAGAGAGACCTG GGAGTGATGCAGGGGACGATCCCTTACCTGGGGACTTTCTTAACGGACCTGGTGATGATGGACACTGCCATGAAGGATTACACTGAG ggTGGTCTGATTAACTTCGAGAAGAGAAGAAAg GAGTTTGAGGTGATCGCTCAGATCAAACTGCTCCAGCTGGCCTCCAACAACTACAATTTCACTCAGGACAGCCACTTCAGGGAGTGGTTCGCCGGCGTGGACAAATACAGCGAAGCAGAGAG CTACAATCTGTCCTGTGAGATCGAGCCTCTGTCAGAGTCGGCGAGCAACACGCTCCGAGGCAAGAAGAACGGAGGAATCATGAAGCGCTGGAGCGA CCGACAGTTGACGGAGGCCGGTTGCAGCAGTGCCGCAGGCTCTCACTCCAAGTCCTTCGACCACTCGCACTACAAGCCGTACCAAGGGGGAGGGGGGGACAGCGGCGACGCTCTCAGCGTCACCTCTGTCAGCTCGAGCGGATCAGACCTGGAGGATGTGAACGCCAGCTTCCTGTCAGACTCACCGGAGGGACACGAGAGAAAG ACGTCGACTCCTTCGGTGAAACTAACTGTCTCAGCACTGGGAAGAGAAGCTCCAGCTGCAGATACAACCTCAACG TTCTGGGAATGTACGTCTCTGTCGTCTCTGGACACGTCCGGGATGGGCTCCAGCTCTGGTTCAGCCTCCGGCTCCAGCagcgcctcctcctcctccgtctCCTCCTCCACCCCGATGTCGGCCTCGCGCTCACACAAACGCTCGGTGTCGGCGGTGTCGAACTACTCGACTCTGTCGCTGCCGTTGTACAACCAGCAGGTGGACGACTGCTGCATCATCAGGGTCAGCCTGGACGTGGAGAACGGGAACATGTATAAGAGCATCCTG GTGACGAGTCAGGACAAGACTCCGGCGGTGATCAGGAAGGCCATGATCAAACACAACCTGGAGCGAGAGAAGACCGAGGACTACGAACTCATGCAGAAAATCTCTGAGGACAAAG AGCTCCGGATCCCGGACAACGCCAACGTCTTCTACGCCATGAACTCCACTGCCAACTATGACTTTGTGCTGAAAAAGCGCGGCTTGGCACGGCCCATGCGGCCCAAGAACGTGGCCAGTTCGACGCTGCCTCGCATGAAACAGAAGGGACTGAAAATCGCCAAAGGGATTTTCTGA